From the genome of Halogranum gelatinilyticum:
GTTCTCGTTGCTCGCCATCGGCGGAGCGGCCGTCTTGCTCGTCGCACCGGGCCAGGTCACGAAGGCGTGGGGCTTCGCGCTCGCGATGGTCGCGGCGTCTATCGCGGTCGTCGGGACGCAGGCGTACTGGGGTTAACTGACCGAGGAGAGCGACAATCGTTAATAGCGCGAGTCCCTATTCCCAGCAAGATGAGTGAGTACACTGAGGAGGAACAACGGATTGTGGCCTATCTCAGCGAAGCAGTCGCCGGCGGGGAGCGGTATTTCCGAGCGAAGAACATCGCCGAGGCCATCGGTCTCTCGGCGAAACAGGTCGGCTCGCGGCTCCCGCGGCTCGCCGAGAAGTCCGAGGACGTCGACATCGAGAAGTGGGGCCGCGCCCGCTCGACGACCTGGCGCATCAGCCCGAGCTAACACCCCCGTTTTTTTACGGTCTCTCCCCAAGTCACCTCCATGACTGTCCGGGTTCAGCGGACGTTCGAGTTCGACGCCGACCCCCAGCGTGTCTGGGATTTCATCGCCGACCCAGCGAAGCGTGCGGGCGCGATCAGCGTCGTCGAGGAGTTCGAAGTCGACCCCACCGACGAGCGGAAGGCGACGTGGCACGTCCGACTGCCTATCCCCCTTCTCAACTCGACGGTCGGCGTCGACACCGAAGACATCACGCGCGACGAACCGACGTACGTGAAGTTCGTCGGCAAATCCAGAGCACTGCGCGTGACCGGCGAACACACCATCGAGACCGACGAGGACGGCGAGGGCTGTCGGCTCCACAACGAGTTCATCGTCAACGGTCGCCTGCCGGGCGTCGAGAAGTTCTTCAAGCGGAACCTCG
Proteins encoded in this window:
- a CDS encoding DUF7123 family protein; the protein is MSEYTEEEQRIVAYLSEAVAGGERYFRAKNIAEAIGLSAKQVGSRLPRLAEKSEDVDIEKWGRARSTTWRISPS
- a CDS encoding SRPBCC family protein; amino-acid sequence: MTVRVQRTFEFDADPQRVWDFIADPAKRAGAISVVEEFEVDPTDERKATWHVRLPIPLLNSTVGVDTEDITRDEPTYVKFVGKSRALRVTGEHTIETDEDGEGCRLHNEFIVNGRLPGVEKFFKRNLDRELDNLEAALRRDLEVTA
- a CDS encoding DUF7525 family protein, giving the protein MEGQAVYSDKGIGFAMLFSLLAIGGAAVLLVAPGQVTKAWGFALAMVAASIAVVGTQAYWG